The genomic segment CACGATGGTGGGCCTGCGCGGCCCGGGGGGGGTCTGACGACCCGCGGGGGCGCCGGGGGCCAGCCGGCGCCACGGCCTGGCATGCCCAGGGTTCGGGGCGCGAGCCACCCGGCACGAGCCGCCCAGAGTGACGAAGCGACGCGGCTGTCTGGAAACCTGTGGCAGTCGACGGCACAACCCGTGCAGGGGTACACTCAGGCCAGTCATGTCCACCGCAGACCCTGCTAGTACCAACCCGACCGCCAGCGCTGCTCCTGACGAGGAGATCGCCGCCGGCTCTGCCTGACGCCGCCCTGCTCGCGGCGCGCGGGCAGACCACCTCCGGCGCCCTCCCGATGTGGGAGGGTGTTTTTCGTAGTCGCCACCGGAGGTGCCGTAGATGGAGACGCTGACGCCCCGGAGCGTGGACGCGTCCGACGTCCGCGCAGTCTTGCGCGCGGCGCTGTCCAACGGCCATGCCCCCGACCTGGCGAGCCTGCACGCCGCCCCGCGTGAGGAGCTGGCACAGGCGCTGGCCGATCTCTCGCCGAACGAGCTTGGGCGGCTGGTCACCCGCCTTGGCGACGAGGCGTTGGCCGACATCGTGGCGGAGCTGGACGCCTTCGACGCCGCGCGCCTGCTCGGAAAGCTCGGGCGGGCACAGGCCGCCGATGTCCTCGAAGAGATGGACCCGGACGATGCTGCCGACGTCATGGGCGAGCTGCATCCGCGCGAGGCCGAGGCCATCCTCGACGAGATGGAGCACGAGGAGGCGGAGGACGTCCGCGAGCTGCTGACGTATCCGCCCGAGAGCGCGGCCGGCATCATGACGCCGGATTTCGTGTCGGTCGCGCCGTATCTGACGGCGGACGAAGCCCTGGAGCAGCTCGGGCGCGTGGCCGAAGAGGCCGAGACGATCTACTACGTCTATGTGACGGAGCCTGGAACGGGCAAGCTGCTCGGGGTGCTCTCGCTGCGGAGCCTGGTGCTGTCACCGCGCTGGAAGCTCGTCTCGCAGCTCATGTACCGCGATGTGACGCGCATCCGCGCCGACGCCGACCAGGAGGCGGCCGCCCGCCTGCTGGACAAGAACAGCTACCTGGCGCTGCCCGTCGTCGACGACCATGACCGGCTGCTCGGCATCATCACCGCCGACGACGCGGCGGACGTCCTGTTGGAAGAGGCCGGCGAAGACATCGAGCGCCTCGGCGGTTCGCAGCCGTTGGACGAGCCGTATCTGCGTGCCAGCATCTTCCACCTGTTCAGCAAGCGCGTCGTCTGGCTGCTGGTGCTCTTCGTGGGCGGGGCGTTCACCGGGTCGGTGCTCAGCCACTTCGAGGACACGCTGGGCCGGGTCGTCTCGCTGACGTTCTTCATCCCGTTGCTGATCGGCATTGGCGGGAACGTCGGGTCGCAGACGGTCACCACGCTGGTCCGCGCGATGGGCGTTGGCGAGGTCCACTTCCGCGATATCTTCCGCGTGTTCCTGCGCGAGGCCGCGGTGGGCGTGCTGCTGGGGCTGGTGATGGGGGCAGTCACGTTCACCCGCGCCATCATCCTCGGCGTCGGCTCGGAGATCGGCCCGGTGGTGGCGGTCACCGCCCTGTTCATCGTGGTCTGGGCGGCGATGGTTGGGGCGGTGCTGCCGCTGATCCTGCACCGCATCAAGATCGATCCGGCGGTGGTGTCAGCGCCGTTCATCAGCACGCTGGTGGATGGGACCGGGCTGTTCCTCTACTTCAGCATCGCCCAGTTGATGCTGGGTCTGTGAAGCGTCGAGGGTCGAGGGTCGAGGGTCGAGGGTCGAGGGTCGAGGGTCGAGGGTCGAGGGTCGAGGGTCGAGGGTCGAGGGTCGAGGGTCGAGGGTCGTCAATGTTGGTGAAAGCATGCAAGCTGCAATTGTCATCCTGAGCGCAGCGAAGGATCTCACCCGCTGACCGTCACGGTTGGGTCAGCGGTCAGCGGTCAGCAAAGCGTATGTCATCCTGAACGAGCGAGCTTGCGAGCGACGTGAAGGATCTCCCAACCGTGACGGTCAGCGGGTGAGGTCCTTCGCTGCGCTCAGGATGACATGGAGAATTGCAATGATGCACTGAAACCGCGTCGCCCATTTGCCGGTCAATTTCCACGACCCACGACCCACGACCCCTACCGGGGCGTTGGCGACGGTACCGGCAGCATCACGTTGGCGTTGCCCTGGTAGAGCGGCATTCGGCCGTCCCACTTCTGGACCCGTTGGTACTCGATCAGCTCAGGCGTGATCGACTGGGTCAGCAGGCGGTTCGCTTCGGCGGCGCCCTGGGCCCTGGCGACCTCGGCTTTGGCCTCACCCAGCGCCTGCACCTCGGACTGCTCGGCCTGAATCTTCTTCTGGTTCAGGACCTCGCGCTCGCGCTCCACCAGCTGCTGCGCCACCTGCTTCTGCTCGATGGCCTGGGTGTACTCCGGGCTGAACGAGATGTTCGTCAGGTAGACGTCCTCCACCAGGATGCCGTACCGCCCGAGCGTCTGCGACAGCTTGTCCTTGGTCTGGGTGCGGATCTCCTCGCGCTTGGCCAGGATCTCCGTCACCGCAAAGCGGGGGATGATCTCTTTGATGGTGTCTGAGAACGCCGCGTCGATGACCCGTCCGGCGAAGTCCAGCCCGACCCGCTGATACAGGTCGTCGGCCTGCGGGGCATCGATCGAGAAGTTGAGGGTGCCGGTCAGCTTGACGCTCTGGTACTCGCGGCTGGCAGCGTCGATCTCGCGGAAGTTGTGTGGCCGGACCCGCGTCTCAAAGTCGATGACGTTCTGGACGAAGAACGGTCTGAAATAGACGCCCGGCGGCAGCGGGTTTGGCTGCACCTGTCCAAGCTGCACCACCACGCCGACGTGGCCTGGCGGCACCACATTGACTGACATCGCGAGATAGCCGAGCACAACCACGACCGCGGCTGCGATGCCCAGACCGCCGCAGCCAAACCTGCCCAGCAGTCCGCGCCCGGCCGCGCCGGCTGCATCTCCGCCCGCTCGCAGTGAGTTCCGTGCCACCCCCCCACCTCCGACATTCCACCCGCCCGGCAATCTAGGAGCGCCCCATCCTGCAAGCTCCCTGTGCCGATGGTGAAACGTCGGAGGGGTGGTCCGGGTGTCACGACACGGACGTACTCCCCTCTGGGGCCACCAGCCGGATCCGGCAGACGGCTTCCAGCGATGCGCCCGGGGCCAGCGCGACCAGCCCCTCGGGATGGCCTTCCGGCAGGGACGCGCAGCCGGGCATGTGGCTCTGCGGCTCGATGGAGATCGAGTTCTGCCAGGGCGGCGCGAAGAAGAGCAGGTCGCTGAACCCGTTCATGAAGACCTCGACGGTCCAGCCGGCCCGACCGTCAATCGGGCGCAAGTCGCGGATGACGGCTGTGTCGCCGCCCTCCTGGAAGTCGGTGCGGCCGGTCGCCATCGTCTCGCCCATCGCGACGATGCTGACCGGGTTCGGCGGGGCCGGCTCGCGTTCGCCCGTCATGTAGGGGGCGCGCTCGCCGGTGCGGACCCGCGCCGATGCGCCCGGCAGATCGACGTGAACCTGGGTGCGGTCCGGGCCGAGTACGCCCTCCCCGAAGTACGGGTGCAGGCCGAACGCGACCGGGGCCGGCGCGTCGCCCTCGTTGACGGCGGTGAGGCGGACCAGCAGATCGCCCGCCTCCGTCAGGTCGAGATCCTGGGTCAGCCGGACGGTGAACGGGTAACTTGCGGCCTGCTCGGCGTCGAGGTCGTCAGGCGTGCGGAACTCGGCTGACGCGCCGGTCTCGGCGTGCCGGGTCAGCCGCCAGGGGCGCACGTGCGCGAAGCCGTGGGTGACCGCGTCGATGCCGGGGACGGTTGGCGGCACCGTGATCGTCTGGCCGTTCCACTGATACTGTCGGTCCCGCATGTGCCCGGGGAATGGGAAGAGCAGCGGCAGGCCGTAGCGCGAGGGCGCGTCGGTCACCTCGGCGGGCGTGCCGATGGCGAGGACGTGGACCCACTCCCCGCCGACCTTGACGGCGTAGGCGATGGTGTCCCCGCCGATCTCCGGGCAGAGCCACGCGACGGCCTTACCGTCGGCTGAGGCGAAGCGAAAGAGTCGGTGTCCCTCATTCTCCCAGGAGGGAGGCACGGCGGGCAGTGCATCCTGGCTGGTCGTGTCGTCGCTCATCAGGCTCCCGCTGTCGTCGGAATCTTCACCGTCAGCAACGGCGAGAGGTCACGCAAGATCAGGTCGAGCTCGCGGCTGGAGTGCTCGTCGAGCGTGGGCGAGCCGGGTGCGCGCGACTTCGGGCAGGCGATGATGCCGCGCCGGTAGAGCACTTCCTTGTAGACCACGAACGAGTACATCGCTTCGATGTTGAGCAGCGGCAGGATCTCACGGAACAGCCGTCGTGACTCGGCCTCATCGCCCCGCTCCAGGGCGTTCCAGACGGCGACATGGGCGTCGGTCACCTCGCAGGCCGGCATCGTGCCACAGGCCCCGCGCGCGTACTCGTCCAATAGATAGCGGCCGGCCATGCCGCCCATCATGCCCTTGATGTCGTCGCCAGCGAGGTTCTTGACCTGGGTCATCACCTGGGGCGCGAGGGACGTCTCCTCCTTCAGATACTCGACGCCCGGGATCTCGCGGAACAGCCGCGCCAAGAGGGCCGGGGCCATCGGCGTGCCCATCGGCGCGATGCAGTTCTGGATCCAGACCGGCACGCCGGCCGCCCTGGCGACGGCCCCGTAGAACTCCACGATCTCGTCTGGACCGGGGTGCCGCACGAACGGCGGCATCGCCATCACCGAGTCCGCACCGACCCTGCCGGCGTGGGCGGCCATCTCGGCGGCCACCTGGGTGGACGAACCGCTGACGCCCGCCACCACGGGGATCCGGCCGTTCGTTTGCTCGACCACAGTCTCCACGACCTTCTTCCGCTCGGACTCGGTGAGCGTGAAGAACTCGCTGGCGTTCACCGGCGCGACGACGCCGCCGGCCCCTGCCACCACGCAAAACTCGACGCACCGCCGCAGCGAGGGGATGTCGAGATCGCCTTCAGGCGTGAACGGCGTGACTGGGATCGCGAAGATCCCTCGGAAAGGTCCATGCTTGCTCATGCGGGTCCTCTCTGACGTACAGGAAATGCGACTTACAGGAGATGCTGCCGGAGCTTCGCTTCGTCGAAGGTGATGCCGAGTCCGGGGCCATCCGGCACGCGAAGTGCCCCGCCTACCGGATGCAGCGGCCCGGTCAGCAGGACATCGCCGATGGGGTTCGGTGTGCTGGAGAACTCGAAGATGAAGAAGTTGGCCGAGGCCGCGGCGAGGTGGGCGGCGGCGGCCACGTGAACCGAGGTGCCCATGCTGACGTGGGCGGCCCAGCGGACGTTGTGCAGGTCTGCCACCAGCGCGATCTTCCTGCCCTCGCTGATGCCGCCGGCCCGGCAGATGTCCGGGAGGATCAGGTCAACCGCCTTCTGCCGCAGACGCTCCTCGAACTGCCAGCGCGTACACTCGGTCTCGCCGGCTGCCACCGGCATCTCGAGTGCTGCCGAAAGTGCCACGTACCCCTCGACGTCCTCCGGTGGCAGCGGGTCTTCCAGCCAGCGGACGCCCATCCGTTGCAGCTCGCGCCCGACGAACAGCGCGCTGTGGCTGGCGTAGGCGCCGTGGGCGTCCACCAGCACGTCGGCACGGCCGGCGACGGTCTCGACCAGCGCCGCCACTGCTGCGAGGTCTTCGTCCAGGTTGCCACGCCCGATAGACGCCTTCATCGCCGTGTAGCCCTCGGCGATGAACCGCTCGGCGCTGGCGGCGCGCTCCTCGACGGTCCGTCCGGGCACCCCCGAGGCGTAGCAGGGTAGGTCGGTGGCGAACGGCCCGCCGAGCAGTCGGTAGACGGGCAGGCCGGTCAGCTTGCCGGCCAGATCCCACAGCGCGATGTCCACCCCGGCCATCGCTTCGAGCTGGTAGCCAGCGACGTGGCCGCGCAGCCGCATGCTGCCGTACATCCGCTCCCAGTGGGCTTCGATGGCCAGGGGGTCTTCGCCGATCAGCAGCGGCGCGAGTACGTCTGTGACGACGGCGGCGGTGGCGCGCGGCCCGAGCGGTGCGTGCCCCTCGCCCCAGCCGACTGTGCCATCCTCGGCGGTGATCTTGACCAGGCACGACTGGGCCTGCGGCGGATAGACGCAGATGTGGCGGTCGCCGATCTCGGCAATGGCGCGGCGCTGCTGGGGGGCCGTGCCGGCTGGCGGCTTGAGGCCGGCCCCGCCGACGT from the Chloroflexota bacterium genome contains:
- the mgtE gene encoding magnesium transporter, which encodes METLTPRSVDASDVRAVLRAALSNGHAPDLASLHAAPREELAQALADLSPNELGRLVTRLGDEALADIVAELDAFDAARLLGKLGRAQAADVLEEMDPDDAADVMGELHPREAEAILDEMEHEEAEDVRELLTYPPESAAGIMTPDFVSVAPYLTADEALEQLGRVAEEAETIYYVYVTEPGTGKLLGVLSLRSLVLSPRWKLVSQLMYRDVTRIRADADQEAAARLLDKNSYLALPVVDDHDRLLGIITADDAADVLLEEAGEDIERLGGSQPLDEPYLRASIFHLFSKRVVWLLVLFVGGAFTGSVLSHFEDTLGRVVSLTFFIPLLIGIGGNVGSQTVTTLVRAMGVGEVHFRDIFRVFLREAAVGVLLGLVMGAVTFTRAIILGVGSEIGPVVAVTALFIVVWAAMVGAVLPLILHRIKIDPAVVSAPFISTLVDGTGLFLYFSIAQLMLGL
- a CDS encoding prohibitin family protein is translated as MARNSLRAGGDAAGAAGRGLLGRFGCGGLGIAAAVVVVLGYLAMSVNVVPPGHVGVVVQLGQVQPNPLPPGVYFRPFFVQNVIDFETRVRPHNFREIDAASREYQSVKLTGTLNFSIDAPQADDLYQRVGLDFAGRVIDAAFSDTIKEIIPRFAVTEILAKREEIRTQTKDKLSQTLGRYGILVEDVYLTNISFSPEYTQAIEQKQVAQQLVEREREVLNQKKIQAEQSEVQALGEAKAEVARAQGAAEANRLLTQSITPELIEYQRVQKWDGRMPLYQGNANVMLPVPSPTPR
- a CDS encoding dihydrodipicolinate synthase family protein, translating into MSKHGPFRGIFAIPVTPFTPEGDLDIPSLRRCVEFCVVAGAGGVVAPVNASEFFTLTESERKKVVETVVEQTNGRIPVVAGVSGSSTQVAAEMAAHAGRVGADSVMAMPPFVRHPGPDEIVEFYGAVARAAGVPVWIQNCIAPMGTPMAPALLARLFREIPGVEYLKEETSLAPQVMTQVKNLAGDDIKGMMGGMAGRYLLDEYARGACGTMPACEVTDAHVAVWNALERGDEAESRRLFREILPLLNIEAMYSFVVYKEVLYRRGIIACPKSRAPGSPTLDEHSSRELDLILRDLSPLLTVKIPTTAGA
- a CDS encoding mandelate racemase/muconate lactonizing enzyme family protein codes for the protein MTPRKVFGPTTRIAAVEAFAIVGDKDYVGGAGLKPPAGTAPQQRRAIAEIGDRHICVYPPQAQSCLVKITAEDGTVGWGEGHAPLGPRATAAVVTDVLAPLLIGEDPLAIEAHWERMYGSMRLRGHVAGYQLEAMAGVDIALWDLAGKLTGLPVYRLLGGPFATDLPCYASGVPGRTVEERAASAERFIAEGYTAMKASIGRGNLDEDLAAVAALVETVAGRADVLVDAHGAYASHSALFVGRELQRMGVRWLEDPLPPEDVEGYVALSAALEMPVAAGETECTRWQFEERLRQKAVDLILPDICRAGGISEGRKIALVADLHNVRWAAHVSMGTSVHVAAAAHLAAASANFFIFEFSSTPNPIGDVLLTGPLHPVGGALRVPDGPGLGITFDEAKLRQHLL